Proteins found in one Hypericibacter terrae genomic segment:
- the ftsA gene encoding cell division protein FtsA yields the protein MASRSGTVAALDVGTSKICCFIARLEEDGRPRVTGIGHQVSRGVRSGAIVDMEQAEAVILSAVHAAEEMAGETIHEVIVNLSGGYPASQTVGVEVQIAGHEIGDGDLRRVLEQGGMLDAHGERRLIHSIPIRYSIDGSSGIRDPRGMFGERLGVDMHVVTAQAGAVRNLTSCIARCHLEIGALVVSPYAAGLASLVDDERDLGVTVIDMGGGATTISVFFDGNVVYTDIVPVGGAHVTNDIARGLSTPLAHAERLKTLYGNCMLSPSDEREMITVPLVGEEDAVEGNTIARSMLVGIIQPRLEETFELVRQRLEQSGFDKIAGRRVVLTGGASQLAGLRELASAVLDKQVRMGRPIRIAGLAEATGGPAFATAAGLLVYAQQAYHRLPRTEGRHQSQQGEAAGFIGRLGNWLRVNF from the coding sequence ATGGCATCGCGCAGCGGCACGGTCGCCGCGCTCGACGTCGGGACCAGCAAGATCTGCTGCTTCATCGCACGGCTGGAGGAAGACGGCCGCCCGCGCGTGACCGGCATCGGCCATCAGGTGTCGCGCGGCGTGCGCAGCGGCGCCATCGTCGATATGGAGCAGGCCGAGGCGGTCATCCTGAGCGCGGTCCACGCCGCCGAGGAGATGGCCGGCGAGACCATCCACGAGGTCATCGTCAATCTCTCGGGCGGCTATCCCGCCTCGCAGACGGTCGGCGTCGAGGTCCAGATCGCCGGCCACGAGATCGGCGACGGCGATCTGCGCCGCGTGCTGGAGCAGGGCGGCATGCTCGACGCCCATGGCGAGCGCCGGCTGATCCATTCGATCCCGATCCGCTACTCGATCGACGGCAGCAGCGGCATCCGTGATCCGCGCGGCATGTTCGGCGAGCGCCTCGGTGTCGACATGCATGTGGTGACGGCGCAGGCCGGCGCCGTGCGCAACCTGACGAGCTGCATCGCCCGCTGCCATCTCGAGATCGGCGCCCTGGTGGTCTCCCCCTACGCGGCCGGCCTCGCCTCGCTGGTCGACGACGAGCGCGATCTCGGCGTGACCGTGATCGACATGGGCGGCGGCGCCACCACCATCTCGGTCTTCTTCGACGGCAACGTCGTCTATACCGACATCGTCCCGGTCGGCGGTGCCCATGTGACCAACGACATCGCGCGCGGTCTCTCGACGCCGCTGGCCCATGCCGAGCGCCTCAAGACGCTCTACGGCAATTGCATGCTCTCGCCCTCCGACGAGCGGGAGATGATCACGGTTCCGCTGGTCGGCGAGGAGGACGCGGTCGAGGGCAACACCATCGCCCGCTCGATGCTGGTCGGCATCATCCAGCCGCGCCTCGAGGAGACCTTCGAGCTGGTGCGCCAACGCCTGGAGCAGAGCGGCTTCGACAAGATCGCCGGCCGTCGCGTCGTGCTCACCGGCGGTGCCTCGCAGCTGGCGGGCCTGCGCGAGCTGGCCTCGGCCGTGCTCGACAAGCAGGTGCGCATGGGGCGCCCGATCCGCATCGCCGGCCTGGCCGAAGCGACGGGCGGTCCCGCCTTCGCCACCGCCGCCGGACTTCTTGTCTATGCGCAGCAGGCCTACCACCGACTGCCGCGCACCGAAGGCCGTCATCAATCCCAACAAGGAGAGGCCGCCGGCTTCATCGGCCGGCTGGGCAACTGGCTCCGT
- a CDS encoding cell division protein FtsQ/DivIB — protein MRRVTASARSRAGAPRGKTKLRRDPRSLRRQRLQRYALIGAALATVAGTSWMLWPSAWIERQGVALGDGLVALSGKMGLTLQSVAVDGRQQTPPEELLAAIGADRGTPLLALDPEAIRARVETLPWVKSASVRRGLDGTLTVHVDEFAPFALWQRDGKFYLVDRQGEAIAADDPGRFNQLLVLVGDNAPQHAADLVTMLGLEPELKARVRAAVWVGDRRWNLRLDNGVDVKLPETNPTAAWLELARLEREQGLLKRDLSAIDLRLPDRMVVRLAPDAKPVATKPAAPGSDT, from the coding sequence ATGCGACGTGTGACGGCTTCCGCCAGATCCCGGGCCGGCGCGCCGCGCGGCAAAACGAAGCTGCGGCGCGATCCGCGCAGCCTGCGCCGCCAGCGCCTGCAGCGTTACGCCCTCATCGGCGCCGCCCTCGCCACGGTTGCGGGCACGAGCTGGATGTTGTGGCCGAGCGCCTGGATCGAACGCCAGGGCGTGGCCCTCGGCGACGGGCTGGTGGCGCTGTCCGGAAAGATGGGCCTCACGCTGCAGAGCGTGGCGGTCGATGGCCGCCAGCAGACGCCGCCGGAGGAATTGCTGGCCGCGATCGGCGCCGATCGCGGCACCCCGCTCCTGGCCCTCGATCCCGAGGCGATCCGCGCCCGCGTCGAGACCCTGCCCTGGGTCAAGAGCGCCAGCGTGCGCCGCGGCCTCGACGGCACCCTCACGGTCCATGTCGACGAATTCGCGCCCTTCGCGCTGTGGCAGCGCGACGGCAAGTTCTATCTGGTGGATCGGCAGGGCGAGGCCATCGCCGCCGACGATCCCGGCCGCTTCAACCAGCTCCTGGTGCTGGTCGGCGACAACGCCCCGCAGCATGCCGCCGATCTGGTGACGATGCTGGGGCTGGAGCCCGAGTTGAAGGCACGCGTGCGCGCCGCCGTCTGGGTCGGCGACCGCCGCTGGAATCTGCGCCTCGACAATGGCGTGGACGTAAAGCTGCCCGAGACCAATCCGACCGCGGCCTGGCTCGAGCTGGCCCGCCTGGAGCGCGAGCAGGGGCTGCTCAAGCGCGACCTCTCGGCGATCGATCTCAGATTGCCCGACCGCATGGTGGTGCGGCTGGCGCCGGACGCGAAGCCGGTCGCCACCAAGCCCGCAGCGCCGGGGAGCGACACATGA
- a CDS encoding D-alanine--D-alanine ligase — translation MKRVAVLMGGPSAEREVSLVSGKACADALRAEGYDVTAIDVGRDVAALIAALQPRPDAVFNALHGRWGEDGCIQGVLNLMGIPYTHSGLLASALAMDKPMAKRIFAAAGLRCPDGKLVTREEFAKGEPLARPYVMKPYNEGSSVGVRIVRQGDNVPPASSWSYGSAALVEPYIAGRELTVAVMGDRPLAVTELRSKTNFYDYEAKYTDGITQHLVPAPIPPKVYDAALAMALGAHQALGCRGVSRSDFRYDDTQGGGPEQLYLLEVNTQPGMTPLSLAPEQAKHVGISFGALVSWMVENAQCDV, via the coding sequence ATGAAACGCGTTGCCGTATTGATGGGCGGACCCTCCGCCGAGCGCGAGGTGTCGCTGGTGAGCGGCAAGGCCTGTGCCGACGCCCTGCGCGCCGAAGGCTATGACGTGACCGCGATCGATGTGGGCCGCGACGTGGCGGCCCTGATCGCGGCGCTGCAGCCGCGCCCCGATGCGGTCTTCAACGCGCTCCACGGCCGTTGGGGCGAGGATGGTTGCATCCAGGGCGTGCTCAATCTCATGGGCATCCCCTACACCCACTCCGGCCTGCTGGCCTCGGCGCTCGCCATGGACAAGCCGATGGCCAAGCGCATCTTCGCCGCGGCAGGCTTGCGCTGCCCGGACGGCAAGCTCGTCACACGCGAGGAGTTCGCCAAGGGCGAGCCGCTGGCCCGGCCCTATGTGATGAAGCCCTATAACGAGGGTTCGAGCGTCGGCGTGCGCATCGTGCGCCAGGGCGACAATGTACCTCCGGCCTCGAGCTGGTCCTATGGGTCGGCGGCCCTGGTCGAGCCCTACATCGCCGGCCGCGAGCTGACCGTCGCCGTGATGGGCGACCGCCCGCTCGCCGTGACCGAGCTCAGATCCAAGACCAACTTCTACGACTACGAGGCGAAATACACCGACGGCATCACCCAGCATCTGGTGCCGGCGCCGATTCCGCCGAAAGTCTATGACGCTGCCCTGGCCATGGCGCTGGGCGCCCATCAGGCGCTGGGCTGCCGCGGCGTGTCCCGCAGCGACTTCCGCTATGACGACACGCAGGGCGGCGGACCCGAGCAGCTCTATCTGCTCGAGGTCAACACCCAGCCCGGCATGACGCCGCTCTCGCTGGCGCCCGAGCAGGCCAAGCATGTCGGCATCTCGTTCGGTGCCCTGGTGAGCTGGATGGTGGAGAACGCGCAATGCGACGTGTGA
- the murB gene encoding UDP-N-acetylmuramate dehydrogenase: MAAMKRSTDPLAGLPPVRGRLTADAPLAGITWFRVGGSAEIMFRPADRDDLATFLAGKPADLPVTVIGVGSNLLVRDGGVPGVVIRLGREFARIAAEGDRVRTGAAALDLNVSIAARDAGLAGLEFLSGIPGTIGGALRMNGGAYGREMTDVVIEGEALDGSGKLHPLTHKDFGFSYRHCDLPEDWIFTGALLQGRRDEPAAIQARMAEIQKAREESQPIRTRTGGSTFANPAGPEARGRKAWQLIDEAGCRGLRIGGAQVSERHCNFLINTGEATAADIETLGEDVRRRVKEKTGVTLEWEIRRIGRPATNGPEVRA, translated from the coding sequence ATGGCCGCGATGAAGCGCTCCACCGATCCCCTGGCCGGATTGCCGCCCGTGCGCGGCCGGCTCACCGCCGATGCGCCCTTGGCCGGCATCACCTGGTTCCGCGTCGGCGGTTCGGCCGAGATCATGTTCCGGCCGGCCGACCGCGACGACCTGGCGACGTTCCTCGCGGGCAAGCCCGCAGACCTGCCGGTGACCGTGATCGGCGTCGGCTCGAACCTGCTGGTGCGCGACGGCGGCGTCCCCGGCGTGGTGATCCGCCTGGGCCGCGAGTTCGCCCGCATCGCCGCCGAGGGCGACCGGGTTCGCACCGGTGCCGCGGCACTCGACCTCAATGTCTCGATCGCGGCGCGCGACGCGGGCCTCGCCGGCCTCGAGTTCCTGTCGGGTATCCCCGGCACGATCGGCGGCGCCTTGCGCATGAACGGCGGCGCCTATGGCCGCGAGATGACCGACGTGGTGATCGAGGGCGAAGCGCTCGACGGCAGCGGCAAACTGCACCCGCTGACGCATAAGGATTTCGGCTTCAGCTATCGCCATTGCGATCTGCCGGAGGATTGGATCTTCACCGGCGCGCTGCTGCAAGGCCGGCGCGACGAGCCCGCCGCGATCCAGGCGCGCATGGCCGAGATCCAGAAGGCGCGCGAGGAGAGTCAGCCGATCCGCACCCGCACCGGCGGCAGCACCTTCGCCAATCCCGCAGGTCCCGAAGCGCGCGGCCGCAAGGCCTGGCAGCTCATCGACGAGGCCGGCTGCCGGGGCTTGCGCATCGGCGGCGCGCAGGTCTCCGAGCGCCACTGCAACTTCCTGATCAACACCGGCGAGGCGACCGCCGCGGATATCGAGACGCTCGGCGAAGACGTGCGCCGGCGCGTGAAGGAGAAGACCGGCGTGACGCTCGAATGGGAAATCCGCCGCATCGGCCGGCCCGCCACCAACGGTCCGGAGGTGCGCGCATGA
- the murC gene encoding UDP-N-acetylmuramate--L-alanine ligase codes for MRALPLDIGILHFVGIGGIGMSGIAEILHNLGYRVQGSDASDSGNVKRLRALGIPVEIGHKAENLGQAEVIVVSSAIKPENPEVMAARSRFLPVVRRAEMLAELMRLKWSVAIGGTHGKTTTTSLVAQLVDAAGLDPTIINGGIINSYGTNARLGSGDWMVVEADESDGTFVKLPATIVIVTNMDPEHLDFYGTVEAMNRAYEEFVKNIPFYGFAALCIDHPVVQAMIPRVSDRRIVTYGMSPQAAVRAINIDIGPDGATYDVVIQDRHQQEERRIERVHLPMHGAHNVQNSLAAIAVAHEMGIGDDIIRKGLGSFAGVKRRFTRTGEAGGITVIDDYGHHPVEIAAVLRAARGATQGRVIAVVQPHRFTRLKNLFEEFCSCFNDADEVIVADVYTAGEAPIEGANRDALVAGLQNRGHRHVSPLPSPEALPAMIHERAQPGDLVVCLGAGSITYWANALPEQLKALQASQPKPPQTIAGKGAGE; via the coding sequence ATGAGGGCCCTTCCGCTCGACATCGGCATCCTGCATTTCGTCGGCATCGGCGGCATCGGCATGAGCGGCATCGCCGAGATCCTGCACAATCTGGGCTACCGGGTGCAGGGCTCGGACGCGTCCGACAGCGGCAATGTGAAACGCCTGCGGGCGCTGGGCATCCCGGTCGAGATCGGGCACAAGGCCGAGAATCTGGGCCAGGCCGAGGTGATCGTCGTCTCCTCGGCGATCAAGCCGGAGAACCCCGAGGTGATGGCGGCGCGATCGCGCTTCCTGCCGGTGGTTCGCCGCGCCGAGATGCTGGCCGAGCTGATGCGCCTCAAATGGTCGGTCGCGATCGGCGGCACCCACGGCAAGACCACGACGACCTCGCTGGTCGCCCAGCTCGTGGACGCTGCCGGACTCGATCCGACCATCATCAATGGCGGCATCATCAACAGCTACGGCACCAACGCGCGGCTGGGCTCGGGCGACTGGATGGTGGTCGAGGCCGACGAGTCCGACGGCACCTTCGTGAAGCTGCCGGCGACCATCGTCATCGTCACCAACATGGATCCCGAGCATCTCGATTTCTACGGCACGGTCGAGGCGATGAACCGCGCCTATGAGGAGTTCGTCAAGAACATCCCCTTCTATGGCTTCGCCGCGCTCTGCATCGATCATCCGGTGGTGCAGGCGATGATCCCGCGCGTCTCCGACCGCCGCATCGTGACCTACGGCATGAGCCCCCAGGCGGCCGTGCGTGCGATCAACATCGATATCGGGCCGGACGGCGCCACCTACGACGTGGTCATCCAGGACCGCCACCAGCAGGAAGAGCGCCGCATCGAGCGCGTCCATCTGCCGATGCATGGCGCGCATAACGTCCAGAACTCGCTGGCCGCCATCGCCGTCGCCCATGAAATGGGTATCGGCGACGACATCATCCGCAAGGGGCTGGGCTCCTTCGCCGGCGTCAAGCGCCGCTTCACCCGCACCGGCGAGGCCGGCGGCATCACCGTGATCGACGACTACGGCCACCATCCGGTCGAGATCGCGGCCGTCTTGCGCGCCGCCCGCGGCGCCACGCAGGGCCGCGTCATCGCCGTGGTGCAGCCGCACCGCTTCACCCGGCTCAAGAACCTGTTCGAGGAGTTCTGCTCCTGCTTCAACGACGCCGACGAGGTGATCGTCGCCGACGTCTACACCGCGGGCGAGGCGCCGATCGAGGGTGCCAATCGCGACGCCCTGGTGGCGGGGTTGCAGAATCGCGGTCATCGCCATGTCTCGCCACTGCCGTCGCCCGAGGCCCTGCCGGCGATGATCCATGAGCGGGCGCAGCCGGGCGACCTCGTGGTCTGCCTCGGTGCCGGCAGCATCACCTATTGGGCGAATGCCCTGCCCGAGCAGTTGAAGGCGTTGCAGGCGAGCCAGCCCAAGCCTCCCCAAACTATAGCGGGCAAGGGAGCGGGCGAATGA
- the murG gene encoding undecaprenyldiphospho-muramoylpentapeptide beta-N-acetylglucosaminyltransferase, giving the protein MSGLAPILLTAGGTGGHMFPAEALAAALLKRGRRVMLVTDKRGQGFGDRLPEVETRRIPAGALAGKRISDRLSGLFRLAQGYFEARRILRSARPSLAVGFGGYASVPAMLAAAHAKVPLLLHEQNAVMGRANRLLASRANRIATCFEQVGALPASAQARAVLTGNPVRPAIAALAHSIYVAPQPGGALELLVIGGSQGARILSQVIPAAIERLGAGDRARLRLAQQCRAEDLETVAAAYRRIGFAAELKPFFADMAARLAHVHLMIARSGASTVAELQAAGRPSILVPYRFAADDHQTANARAMATSGAAWVMTEAEFTPEALAARLASLLADPQQLATAAAASRSLSHPDAAERLADLAESLAPLAAGKEAA; this is encoded by the coding sequence ATGAGCGGCCTCGCCCCCATCCTCCTCACCGCCGGCGGCACCGGCGGCCATATGTTCCCGGCGGAAGCCCTCGCGGCGGCGCTGCTGAAGCGCGGCCGGCGCGTCATGCTGGTGACCGACAAGCGCGGTCAGGGCTTCGGCGACCGGCTGCCCGAGGTCGAGACCCGGCGCATCCCGGCGGGCGCCCTTGCCGGCAAGCGGATTTCCGACCGGCTCAGCGGCCTGTTCCGCCTGGCCCAGGGCTATTTCGAGGCGCGCCGGATCCTGCGCTCGGCGAGGCCCTCCCTGGCGGTGGGTTTCGGCGGCTACGCCTCGGTGCCGGCCATGCTGGCCGCCGCGCACGCCAAGGTGCCGCTGCTGCTCCATGAACAGAATGCCGTGATGGGCCGCGCCAACCGGCTGCTGGCCTCGCGCGCCAACCGGATCGCCACCTGCTTCGAGCAGGTCGGCGCCCTGCCCGCCTCGGCGCAGGCCCGGGCCGTCCTGACCGGCAATCCGGTCCGGCCGGCCATCGCCGCCCTCGCCCACAGTATATATGTGGCGCCCCAGCCCGGCGGCGCCTTGGAGCTGCTGGTGATCGGCGGCAGCCAGGGCGCCCGGATCCTGTCCCAGGTGATCCCGGCCGCGATCGAGCGGCTGGGCGCCGGCGACCGCGCCCGCCTGCGTCTCGCCCAGCAATGCCGGGCGGAAGATCTGGAAACGGTGGCCGCCGCCTACCGCAGGATCGGCTTCGCCGCGGAGCTCAAGCCCTTCTTCGCCGACATGGCGGCCCGGCTCGCCCATGTCCATCTCATGATCGCGCGCTCCGGCGCCTCGACGGTCGCCGAGTTGCAGGCCGCCGGGCGGCCTTCGATCCTGGTGCCCTACCGCTTCGCCGCCGACGATCACCAGACCGCCAACGCCCGCGCCATGGCGACGTCGGGTGCGGCCTGGGTCATGACCGAAGCCGAATTCACGCCCGAGGCGCTGGCCGCGAGGCTGGCCTCGCTCCTGGCCGACCCGCAACAATTGGCGACGGCCGCCGCCGCGTCGCGCAGCCTCAGCCATCCCGACGCCGCCGAGCGTCTGGCCGATCTCGCCGAATCGCTGGCGCCGCTCGCCGCCGGAAAGGAGGCCGCATGA
- the ftsW gene encoding putative lipid II flippase FtsW: MTTAFARNDRSILGRWWWTVDRWTLGAIALLIAIGMMMSLAASPAVATRIRLDSFSLVRHHFALLPVAIGILLATSLMSVRMIRRVATLGFFLFLGLTVLTLVTGQEIKGATRWIDLAGFSLQPSEFVKPCFAVVAAWMFSAQHGPDRVPGNLISIMLYLVVVAVLMAQPDLGMTVVVSCTWFAQFFLAGLPLLWVGTLAGVGVVGLVGAYFTFPHVTERVNGFLNPAAGDTYQVDRALDAFRNGGLFGQGPGEGTVKMVLPDAHADFVFAVAGEELGAIACLFIVALFAFVMARGIAKLLQERNLFVLLAASGLLVTFGLQAVVNMASSLHLMPTKGMTLPFISYGGSSLLACALSIGMLLALTRRRVAMGEE, from the coding sequence ATGACAACCGCCTTCGCCCGCAACGACCGCAGCATCCTGGGCCGCTGGTGGTGGACGGTCGACCGCTGGACCCTGGGTGCCATCGCGCTCCTGATCGCCATCGGCATGATGATGAGCCTGGCGGCGAGCCCGGCGGTCGCGACCCGCATCCGGCTCGACAGCTTCAGCCTGGTCCGCCACCATTTCGCGCTGCTGCCGGTCGCAATCGGGATCCTGCTGGCGACCTCGCTCATGAGCGTGCGCATGATCCGGCGCGTCGCCACCCTGGGCTTCTTCCTGTTCCTGGGCCTGACCGTGCTCACCCTCGTCACGGGCCAGGAGATCAAGGGCGCCACCCGCTGGATCGACCTCGCCGGCTTCTCGCTGCAGCCTTCCGAGTTCGTGAAGCCCTGCTTCGCGGTCGTGGCCGCCTGGATGTTCTCGGCCCAGCATGGGCCGGACCGGGTCCCGGGCAACCTGATCTCGATCATGCTCTATCTGGTCGTGGTCGCCGTGCTGATGGCCCAGCCCGACCTCGGCATGACCGTGGTCGTCAGCTGCACCTGGTTCGCGCAGTTCTTCCTGGCGGGCCTGCCGCTGCTCTGGGTCGGCACGCTCGCCGGCGTCGGCGTGGTGGGGCTGGTCGGCGCCTATTTCACCTTCCCGCATGTGACCGAGCGCGTGAACGGCTTCCTCAATCCGGCCGCCGGCGATACCTACCAGGTGGATCGCGCGCTGGACGCCTTCCGCAATGGCGGCCTCTTCGGCCAGGGCCCCGGCGAGGGCACCGTGAAGATGGTGCTGCCGGATGCCCATGCCGATTTCGTGTTCGCGGTCGCGGGCGAGGAGCTGGGCGCCATCGCTTGCCTCTTCATCGTGGCCCTGTTCGCCTTCGTGATGGCGCGCGGCATCGCCAAGCTGCTGCAGGAACGCAACCTCTTCGTGCTGCTGGCGGCCTCGGGCCTGCTCGTCACTTTCGGCCTCCAGGCCGTCGTCAACATGGCGTCGAGCCTGCATCTGATGCCGACCAAGGGCATGACCCTGCCCTTCATCAGCTATGGCGGCTCGTCGCTCCTGGCTTGCGCGCTGTCGATCGGCATGCTGCTGGCGCTGACCCGCCGGCGCGTCGCGATGGGGGAGGAATGA
- the murD gene encoding UDP-N-acetylmuramoyl-L-alanine--D-glutamate ligase: MTDLIRIPGLAGRTLAVLGLGKSGLVAAKALKASGATVWAWDDSAAQRAQFAGEGIEPVDLGTADWARIDALVLSPGIPHSFPKPHPIAAQAKAANKPIIGDVELLLRAQPHARLLAITGTNGKSTTTALSGHILGAAGRQVAVGGNIGTPALALPALGVAGIYVLELSSYQLEITPSLKPTVAILLNITPDHIDRHGDMAGYIAAKERIFRRQGADDTAIIGIDDEPSRALRERIVARKAARVVSISSIRPAPAGVSGAGGKLVDDLDGKAEAVLDLTGVATLPGEHNWQNAAAAYAAMRALGLQRTPILEGIRTYPGLAHRQELIATIAGVRYVNDSKATNADATQKALVCYHPIYWILGGKPKEGGIESLKALFPRIAHAYLIGEASADFARTLKGQVAATECGTLDRAVAAAHAQAQADGKAGAVVLLSPACASFDQFANFEQRGDVFRQLVLALEPGNGQRRAS; this comes from the coding sequence GTGACCGATCTCATCCGAATCCCTGGGCTGGCCGGCCGCACCCTCGCCGTATTGGGCCTGGGCAAGTCGGGGCTCGTGGCGGCCAAGGCCCTGAAGGCCAGCGGCGCCACGGTCTGGGCCTGGGACGATTCGGCGGCGCAGCGTGCGCAGTTCGCGGGCGAAGGCATCGAGCCGGTCGATCTCGGCACCGCCGACTGGGCCCGCATCGACGCCCTGGTCCTGAGCCCCGGCATCCCCCATTCCTTCCCGAAGCCCCATCCGATCGCGGCCCAGGCCAAGGCCGCGAACAAGCCGATCATCGGCGATGTCGAGCTGCTGCTGCGGGCCCAGCCCCATGCGCGCCTCCTCGCCATCACCGGCACCAACGGGAAATCGACCACCACGGCGCTCTCGGGCCATATCCTCGGCGCGGCCGGCCGACAGGTCGCCGTCGGCGGGAATATCGGCACGCCGGCCCTGGCGCTCCCCGCGCTCGGCGTCGCCGGCATCTATGTGCTGGAACTTTCTTCCTATCAGCTCGAGATCACGCCCTCGCTCAAGCCGACGGTGGCGATCCTCCTCAACATCACGCCCGATCATATCGACCGCCATGGCGACATGGCGGGCTACATCGCCGCCAAGGAGCGCATCTTCCGGCGCCAGGGCGCGGACGACACCGCGATCATCGGCATCGACGACGAGCCCAGCCGCGCGCTGCGCGAGCGAATCGTCGCGCGCAAAGCCGCGCGAGTCGTGTCGATCTCGTCGATTCGCCCCGCACCCGCCGGAGTCTCCGGTGCCGGCGGCAAGCTGGTGGACGATCTCGACGGCAAGGCCGAGGCCGTGCTCGACCTCACGGGCGTGGCGACGCTGCCGGGCGAGCATAACTGGCAGAACGCGGCCGCCGCCTATGCCGCGATGCGGGCGCTGGGACTCCAGCGCACGCCGATCCTCGAAGGCATCCGGACCTATCCGGGTCTCGCCCATCGCCAGGAGCTGATCGCGACCATCGCTGGCGTGCGCTACGTCAATGACAGCAAGGCCACCAACGCCGACGCCACCCAGAAGGCCCTGGTCTGCTATCACCCGATCTATTGGATCCTCGGCGGCAAGCCCAAGGAAGGCGGCATCGAGAGCCTCAAGGCCCTGTTCCCGCGTATCGCCCATGCCTATCTGATCGGCGAGGCCTCGGCCGATTTCGCGCGCACGCTGAAGGGCCAGGTCGCGGCCACCGAATGCGGCACGCTCGACCGCGCGGTCGCGGCCGCCCATGCCCAGGCCCAGGCCGACGGCAAGGCCGGCGCCGTGGTGCTGCTGTCGCCGGCCTGCGCCTCCTTCGACCAGTTCGCCAATTTCGAGCAGCGCGGCGATGTCTTCCGCCAGCTGGTGCTCGCTCTCGAACCCGGCAACGGCCAGCGGAGGGCGTCATGA
- the mraY gene encoding phospho-N-acetylmuramoyl-pentapeptide-transferase: MLYNLLAPFAEESSLFNIFRYLTFRSGGAVMTALLLSFLLGPRVIAWLKSKQPHGQPIRSDGPESHLLTKKGTPTMGGVLILLAVAISTLLWADLANGYVWVVLLLTIGFGLVGFGDDYLKLTKRGSKGLPGRLKLVAQIVMGTAAALAVMHLTPEPLSTGLTVPFFKEILIHLGWLFVPFAVFVMVGASNAVNLTDGLDGLAIVPVMIVAGCFALIAYLVGNAVFANYLQLHFVAGSGELAVFCAALVGASLGFLWFNAPPAMVFMGDTGSLSMGGALGAISVVVKHELVLAIVGGLFVLETASVIVQVVSFKLTGKRVFRMAPLHHHFEKKGWAEPTIVIRFWIIASILALAGLATLKLR; this comes from the coding sequence GTGCTCTACAACCTTCTCGCCCCCTTTGCCGAAGAGAGCTCGCTCTTCAACATCTTCCGTTATCTGACCTTCCGCAGCGGCGGTGCCGTCATGACGGCGCTGCTGCTCAGCTTCCTGCTCGGCCCGCGCGTCATCGCGTGGTTGAAGAGCAAGCAGCCGCATGGCCAGCCGATTCGCAGCGACGGACCCGAGTCGCATCTCCTGACCAAGAAGGGCACGCCCACCATGGGCGGCGTGCTGATCCTGCTCGCGGTCGCGATCTCGACCCTGCTCTGGGCCGATCTCGCCAACGGCTATGTGTGGGTCGTGCTGCTGCTGACCATCGGCTTCGGCCTGGTCGGGTTCGGCGACGACTATCTGAAGCTGACCAAGCGCGGCAGCAAGGGCCTGCCCGGCCGCCTCAAGCTGGTCGCGCAGATCGTCATGGGCACGGCGGCCGCGCTCGCGGTGATGCATCTGACGCCCGAGCCGCTCTCGACCGGTCTCACGGTCCCCTTCTTCAAGGAGATCCTGATCCATCTGGGCTGGCTGTTCGTTCCGTTCGCGGTTTTTGTGATGGTCGGCGCGTCAAATGCCGTGAATCTCACAGATGGGCTCGACGGACTCGCGATCGTCCCGGTAATGATCGTTGCGGGCTGCTTTGCCCTCATCGCCTATCTCGTCGGCAACGCGGTGTTCGCCAATTATCTGCAGCTCCATTTCGTGGCCGGCTCCGGCGAACTCGCGGTGTTCTGTGCCGCCCTCGTCGGCGCGAGCCTGGGCTTCCTCTGGTTCAACGCCCCTCCCGCGATGGTCTTCATGGGCGACACCGGCTCGCTCTCCATGGGCGGCGCGCTCGGCGCCATCAGCGTCGTGGTCAAGCATGAGCTGGTGCTGGCGATCGTCGGCGGTCTCTTCGTGCTCGAGACCGCCTCGGTGATCGTCCAGGTCGTCTCCTTCAAGCTCACCGGCAAGCGCGTCTTCCGCATGGCGCCGCTGCACCATCACTTCGAGAAGAAGGGCTGGGCCGAACCCACCATCGTGATCCGGTTCTGGATCATCGCCTCGATCCTGGCCTTGGCCGGGCTCGCCACCTTGAAGCTGCGTTGA